The following proteins are co-located in the Desulfatitalea tepidiphila genome:
- a CDS encoding lytic transglycosylase — translation MKRNLILFSAITVIALSWGCSSMPFSGRSQATDRLNPSVRAQNEQSDVSRFGEEPAAGQQTPLTEAESSSDEVAALSDAIETPAIDGADTTNTAAEACAPDDAECLADMKENAVLDKEAQARLDEALDFCEVSQSAWQKGELDIAFEALDKAYSLILEIDSKQEAKLLQQKEDLRFLISKRILEIYASRNIVVNGHHDEIPMEMNRHIEAELRSFTTGREKPYFISAYQRSGKFRPYILQALKAAGLPEELSWLPLIESNFKVKALSKARALGLWQFIPSTGYKFGLKRDQYIDERIDFIKSTDAAIAYLKELHNIFGDWATVLAAYNCGEGRVLKVIQTQNINYLDNFWDLYQRLPLETARYVPRFFATLHIVKNPEKYGLEQVAFDPPLVYEEVEINRQVHLKDVGQAIGAELADLQELNPELRYSILPPEPYSLRVPTDHADKLLAALDTMPTSNVPQRAFVWHSVRRGETLGTISKRYRTSVTNIMRANNLRSSHFIRAGKRLKIPVRGSVAAVAAQQQLSKKDFSGVHHVHKGDSLWNIANRYQTTVKQIVALNNLTSNNLYIGQKLNIPGYKPEPLPDASQLTTYYVKSGDSPFTIAQKHNMALQRFLKINRLTAHSKIFPGQKLFIE, via the coding sequence TTGAAACGCAACTTGATACTTTTTTCGGCAATCACGGTTATCGCTCTATCATGGGGATGCAGCAGCATGCCCTTCTCAGGCCGCAGCCAAGCAACTGATCGCCTTAACCCGTCGGTGAGAGCTCAAAACGAACAATCCGACGTTTCCCGGTTTGGCGAGGAACCCGCCGCTGGACAACAAACCCCATTAACCGAAGCTGAATCCTCCAGCGATGAGGTGGCCGCCCTCAGTGATGCCATTGAGACGCCAGCGATCGACGGTGCCGACACAACCAACACGGCTGCCGAGGCATGCGCACCTGATGATGCCGAATGCCTTGCGGACATGAAAGAGAACGCCGTCCTCGACAAGGAGGCGCAGGCCAGACTGGACGAAGCACTGGACTTTTGCGAGGTCAGTCAGTCGGCCTGGCAAAAAGGAGAGCTCGATATCGCATTTGAGGCCTTGGACAAGGCATATTCGCTGATCCTGGAGATCGATTCCAAACAGGAAGCCAAGCTTCTCCAGCAAAAAGAGGACCTTCGTTTTCTGATTTCCAAACGCATTCTTGAAATTTATGCCTCCCGTAACATCGTCGTCAATGGTCACCATGACGAGATACCGATGGAGATGAACCGCCACATCGAAGCGGAGTTGCGCTCGTTTACCACAGGCAGAGAAAAACCATATTTTATAAGCGCCTATCAGCGTTCAGGCAAATTCCGTCCTTATATATTGCAAGCTCTGAAAGCAGCGGGCCTTCCGGAAGAACTCTCATGGTTGCCTCTGATCGAGAGCAATTTCAAGGTGAAGGCCCTTTCCAAGGCGCGCGCGCTGGGGCTCTGGCAGTTCATACCTTCCACTGGCTATAAATTCGGTTTGAAGCGCGACCAGTATATAGACGAACGTATTGATTTTATTAAATCAACAGATGCGGCAATCGCTTACTTGAAAGAACTTCACAATATTTTCGGCGACTGGGCGACGGTGCTTGCTGCTTACAATTGCGGCGAGGGGCGGGTCCTGAAGGTTATCCAAACCCAAAATATCAATTATCTCGACAACTTCTGGGATTTGTACCAGCGACTACCCCTTGAAACCGCCCGTTATGTGCCCCGCTTTTTCGCGACACTGCATATTGTCAAGAATCCGGAAAAGTATGGACTGGAACAGGTTGCCTTCGACCCCCCCCTTGTGTATGAAGAGGTAGAAATCAACCGCCAGGTTCACCTTAAAGACGTGGGTCAAGCCATCGGCGCGGAGCTGGCCGACCTACAGGAGCTCAACCCCGAACTGCGCTACTCCATCCTGCCGCCCGAGCCCTACTCGCTCAGAGTCCCTACCGATCATGCTGACAAACTCCTGGCCGCGCTCGATACCATGCCGACGAGCAACGTGCCGCAAAGGGCATTTGTTTGGCACAGCGTCCGAAGGGGTGAAACCCTCGGCACCATCTCCAAACGCTACCGCACCAGTGTAACGAACATCATGCGGGCCAATAACCTGCGCAGTTCGCACTTTATTCGCGCCGGAAAGCGCCTCAAGATACCCGTCCGAGGAAGCGTGGCGGCGGTTGCCGCCCAACAGCAACTATCAAAGAAGGATTTTTCTGGTGTGCACCACGTCCACAAGGGGGATTCTCTGTGGAACATCGCCAACCGGTACCAGACTACCGTTAAACAGATTGTCGCCCTGAATAACCTGACCTCCAACAATCTTTATATCGGTCAAAAACTCAACATTCCCGGGTACAAACCTGAACCCTTGCCCGATGCCAGCCAGTTGACCACCTATTATGTCAAAAGCGGTGACAGCCCGTTCACTATCGCTCAAAAGCACAATATGGCCTTGCAGCGCTTTTTAAAAATCAACCGCTTGACGGCTCACAGCAAAATCTTCCCCGGCCAGAAGCTTTTCATCGAGTAA
- the tuf gene encoding elongation factor Tu translates to MAKAKFERKKPHVNVGTIGHIDHGKTTLTAAITKHNGLKGMAEFVPFDQIDKAPEEKERGITIATAHVEYETVNRHYAHVDCPGHADYIKNMITGAAQMDGAILVVAADDGPMPQTREHILLARQVGVPRIVVFLNKCDMVDDEELIELVELELRELLTKYEFPGDDTPIIRGSALKALESDDPDSAEAKCIFELMNAIDTFIPEPKRDIDKPFLMPIEDVFSISGRGTVVTGRVERGIIKVGDNVEIVGIRPTIKTVCTGVEMFRKLLDEGQAGDNIGVLLRGTKRDEVERGQVVAVPGTITPHTKFKAEAYILSKEEGGRHTPFFNGYRPQFYFRTTDVTGILNLPEGVEMVMPGDNVAITAELITPIAMEKELRFAIREGGRTVGAGVVSEIIE, encoded by the coding sequence ATGGCGAAGGCAAAGTTTGAGAGAAAGAAGCCACATGTCAATGTAGGGACGATCGGCCATATTGATCATGGCAAGACGACGTTGACGGCAGCGATCACGAAGCACAACGGTTTGAAGGGTATGGCGGAGTTTGTGCCGTTTGACCAGATCGACAAGGCGCCGGAGGAAAAAGAGCGCGGGATAACGATCGCGACGGCGCACGTGGAGTATGAGACGGTGAACCGTCATTATGCGCATGTGGATTGTCCGGGTCATGCGGACTATATCAAGAACATGATCACGGGTGCGGCCCAGATGGACGGTGCGATATTGGTGGTGGCGGCCGATGACGGACCGATGCCGCAGACGCGGGAGCACATATTGCTGGCGCGTCAGGTGGGTGTGCCGCGCATTGTGGTATTTTTGAACAAGTGCGACATGGTCGATGATGAGGAGTTGATCGAGCTGGTGGAGCTGGAGCTGCGCGAGCTTTTGACCAAGTATGAGTTTCCTGGGGATGACACGCCGATTATTCGGGGCAGTGCGCTCAAGGCGTTGGAGAGTGATGATCCGGACAGTGCGGAGGCCAAGTGCATCTTTGAGTTGATGAATGCGATCGACACGTTCATTCCGGAGCCGAAGCGAGACATCGACAAGCCGTTTTTGATGCCGATCGAGGATGTGTTCAGCATCTCGGGTCGTGGCACGGTGGTGACGGGTCGTGTGGAGCGAGGGATCATCAAGGTGGGTGACAACGTGGAGATCGTAGGGATTCGTCCGACGATCAAGACGGTGTGCACGGGCGTGGAGATGTTCCGCAAGCTGTTGGACGAGGGTCAGGCTGGTGACAACATTGGTGTGTTGCTGCGCGGGACCAAGCGGGATGAAGTGGAGCGGGGCCAGGTGGTGGCGGTACCGGGCACGATTACGCCGCACACCAAGTTCAAGGCTGAGGCGTACATATTGAGCAAGGAAGAAGGCGGGCGGCACACGCCGTTTTTCAATGGGTATCGGCCGCAGTTTTATTTTCGGACGACGGATGTGACGGGGATATTGAATTTGCCCGAGGGCGTAGAGATGGTGATGCCTGGGGACAATGTGGCGATCACGGCCGAGTTGATTACGCCGATCGCGATGGAAAAAGAGTTGAGATTTGCCATCCGCGAAGGTGGACGTACGGTCGGCGCCGGCGTGGTGAGCGAGATTATCGAGTAA
- the rpmG gene encoding 50S ribosomal protein L33, with amino-acid sequence MIVTLACGECKRRNYTTTKNKRTTPDKLEFSKYCRFCQKHTLHKETK; translated from the coding sequence GTGATTGTAACGTTGGCATGCGGCGAGTGCAAACGCCGAAACTATACCACGACGAAAAACAAGCGGACCACGCCAGACAAGCTGGAGTTCAGTAAGTATTGTCGATTTTGCCAGAAGCACACCCTTCATAAGGAAACGAAGTAG
- the secE gene encoding preprotein translocase subunit SecE has protein sequence MGRILKKKDPSKKKAQRLEKQQETAEGGSAEGASTSKAAVAQKKAATLVKQKPVSSEKNFFEKSIQFLREVKIELKKVTWPSRKQTMGSTVVVIILVMVISLFLGVVDFGLSNLIRAVLP, from the coding sequence ATGGGACGCATACTCAAGAAAAAAGATCCAAGCAAAAAGAAGGCTCAGCGCTTGGAAAAGCAACAGGAGACAGCGGAAGGCGGTTCGGCTGAAGGCGCGTCAACTTCTAAAGCCGCTGTTGCTCAGAAAAAAGCTGCAACGCTTGTAAAGCAAAAGCCTGTTTCAAGTGAAAAGAATTTTTTCGAAAAAAGCATTCAATTTCTGCGTGAAGTAAAAATTGAGCTGAAGAAGGTAACCTGGCCATCCAGAAAGCAAACAATGGGATCGACCGTGGTGGTGATCATTCTGGTGATGGTCATCTCACTGTTCTTGGGCGTTGTTGACTTTGGATTGTCGAACCTGATTCGCGCAGTGCTCCCTTAA
- the nusG gene encoding transcription termination/antitermination protein NusG, giving the protein MALQWYIVHVYSGFENKVKASLEERIASSPHPDKFGEVLVPTEEIVELVKGKRRTSARKFYPGYLLVRMELDDETWHIVNDTAKVTGFLGGRDKPTPLTDEEADRILNRMEAGKLKPQPKYFFETGDEVRVVDGPFTNFNGTVEEVNQEKGKIKVLVSIFGRSTPVELEFVQVTKL; this is encoded by the coding sequence GTGGCATTGCAGTGGTATATCGTCCATGTTTATTCAGGGTTCGAAAATAAGGTGAAGGCCTCCCTGGAAGAACGGATCGCTAGCTCGCCCCATCCCGATAAATTTGGTGAGGTTCTCGTGCCGACCGAAGAAATCGTGGAGCTGGTAAAAGGCAAGCGTCGGACATCCGCGCGCAAATTTTATCCGGGCTATCTGCTGGTTCGCATGGAATTGGACGATGAGACCTGGCACATTGTCAACGATACCGCCAAGGTGACGGGTTTCCTCGGCGGAAGGGACAAGCCGACTCCGCTGACCGATGAAGAGGCGGACCGTATATTGAATCGAATGGAAGCCGGCAAGCTCAAACCGCAACCCAAATACTTTTTCGAAACAGGAGATGAGGTTCGGGTGGTCGATGGGCCTTTCACAAATTTCAACGGTACAGTAGAGGAAGTCAACCAGGAGAAGGGCAAGATCAAGGTCCTGGTGAGCATATTCGGACGCTCCACGCCGGTTGAGCTGGAATTCGTCCAAGTCACCAAGCTTTAG
- the rplK gene encoding 50S ribosomal protein L11, producing the protein MAKKVMAQIKLQVEAGKATPSPPIGPALGQHGVNIMDFCKAFNARTANEAGMIIPVVITVYQDRTFTFITKTPPAAVLLKKAAKIAKGAADPKRDRVGKVTRAQVEEIAKLKMPDLNTNDLDAACLIISGTARSMGIEVV; encoded by the coding sequence ATGGCGAAAAAGGTAATGGCACAGATCAAGTTGCAAGTCGAGGCGGGAAAAGCCACACCCTCGCCCCCCATTGGGCCTGCGTTGGGACAGCATGGCGTCAATATTATGGATTTTTGCAAGGCATTCAATGCAAGGACGGCCAACGAAGCAGGCATGATTATACCTGTCGTGATCACCGTTTACCAGGATCGAACATTTACTTTCATCACAAAGACTCCGCCTGCGGCTGTATTGCTCAAAAAAGCCGCCAAAATCGCCAAAGGCGCAGCCGATCCGAAACGGGATCGCGTGGGAAAAGTGACCCGTGCCCAGGTTGAAGAGATTGCCAAACTTAAAATGCCTGACTTGAACACAAACGATTTGGATGCTGCCTGCCTGATCATCAGTGGAACGGCTCGAAGCATGGGGATCGAGGTCGTATAA
- the rplA gene encoding 50S ribosomal protein L1, with product MPKRGKKYLQAKSTIDTQKRYEFADAVESAIKASYAKFDETVDVSVRLGVDPRHADQMVRGTVVLPHGLGKEVKVLVFAKGEKEAEAKEAGADFVGNEDLIEKIQGGWFGFDKAVATPDMMGAVGKIGRVLGPRGLMPNAKTGTVTFEVAKAVQELKAGKIDFRVEKAGIVHAPMGKVSFGTDKIVQNISAFLETIVRLKPSSSKGTYLKGIAISTTMGPGIKIDAAVVKDLVK from the coding sequence ATGCCGAAACGGGGTAAAAAATACTTACAAGCAAAAAGCACGATCGATACGCAAAAGCGGTATGAATTTGCAGATGCCGTGGAGTCGGCGATAAAGGCGTCCTACGCTAAATTCGATGAAACCGTTGACGTTTCAGTGCGGCTGGGTGTCGATCCGCGGCATGCCGATCAAATGGTTCGCGGAACGGTCGTGTTGCCGCATGGTTTGGGCAAAGAGGTCAAGGTGTTGGTTTTTGCCAAGGGTGAAAAAGAGGCCGAGGCCAAAGAGGCTGGGGCTGATTTTGTCGGCAATGAAGATCTGATCGAGAAAATTCAAGGCGGTTGGTTTGGATTCGACAAGGCTGTCGCCACGCCGGACATGATGGGCGCGGTCGGCAAGATCGGCCGGGTTTTGGGGCCCCGTGGTTTGATGCCCAATGCGAAAACCGGTACCGTGACATTCGAAGTGGCAAAAGCTGTTCAGGAACTGAAGGCGGGCAAAATAGATTTCCGCGTCGAGAAAGCCGGAATCGTTCATGCCCCCATGGGCAAGGTGTCTTTCGGTACAGATAAGATCGTCCAGAACATTTCGGCCTTCTTGGAGACTATTGTACGACTTAAACCCTCATCCAGTAAGGGTACCTATCTCAAAGGAATTGCCATCTCAACCACCATGGGGCCTGGGATAAAGATTGACGCCGCAGTAGTGAAGGACTTGGTCAAGTAG
- the rplJ gene encoding 50S ribosomal protein L10 codes for MNIDDKKQFVQELQERLGKSKVAILTDYKGLDVGAMTELRSKLREANIEYQVIKNTMLRLASEGTEVALIKDQFKGPSAIALSYDDPVAPAKILTEFAKTNNKFEIKCGVLNGSVMDLAAIKALSALPSREELLATVLSAMIAVPTSLVRALSDVPRRMLNVLQAIKEQKEQQAA; via the coding sequence TTGAATATCGACGATAAAAAACAGTTTGTCCAAGAGCTGCAGGAACGACTCGGCAAAAGCAAGGTGGCCATCCTGACCGACTATAAAGGACTTGACGTGGGTGCGATGACCGAGCTGCGCAGTAAACTGCGCGAGGCCAACATTGAGTACCAGGTCATAAAGAACACCATGCTGCGTCTCGCCTCGGAAGGCACGGAAGTGGCGTTGATCAAAGACCAGTTCAAAGGTCCGAGCGCCATTGCGCTCAGCTATGATGATCCGGTCGCACCGGCAAAAATCCTGACCGAGTTCGCCAAGACCAATAACAAGTTTGAAATCAAATGTGGCGTTCTAAATGGATCGGTCATGGATCTGGCGGCGATAAAGGCGCTTTCGGCGCTTCCTTCGCGCGAAGAGTTGCTGGCAACAGTACTCTCGGCAATGATTGCCGTTCCCACTTCACTGGTCCGTGCCCTGAGCGATGTGCCGCGAAGAATGCTCAATGTGCTGCAAGCTATCAAGGAGCAGAAAGAACAACAGGCCGCCTGA
- the rplL gene encoding 50S ribosomal protein L7/L12, producing the protein MADVTKQDVIDFIANMSVLELSELVKELEEKFGVSAAAPVAMVAAAGPAGDAGAAAEEKTEFDVILTTAGDKKIAVIKEVRAITGLGLKEAKELVDSAPKAVKEGIAKEEAEKIKAQLEEAGAQVELK; encoded by the coding sequence ATGGCTGACGTAACGAAACAAGATGTTATCGATTTTATAGCAAACATGTCTGTATTGGAGCTCTCTGAACTCGTCAAAGAGCTTGAAGAGAAATTCGGTGTATCTGCTGCTGCACCGGTGGCCATGGTGGCTGCTGCCGGGCCTGCTGGTGATGCGGGTGCCGCGGCTGAAGAGAAGACAGAATTCGACGTTATTCTCACCACCGCCGGTGATAAAAAGATTGCAGTCATCAAAGAGGTTCGCGCGATTACCGGACTTGGGTTGAAAGAGGCCAAGGAACTCGTCGATTCTGCACCCAAAGCCGTGAAAGAAGGTATTGCCAAGGAAGAGGCCGAAAAAATCAAAGCCCAATTGGAAGAAGCCGGTGCTCAAGTCGAACTCAAGTAA
- the rpoB gene encoding DNA-directed RNA polymerase subunit beta, giving the protein MAARLSLDKRIRKNFGKIKKIVEIPDLIGMQKESYRRFLQLDVPPERREDIGLQAVFKSVFPIKDFTGSASLEFVSYRFSEAKHSEDECIQRGMTYELPVRITVRLVVYDVDKETGLSNIRDIKEQEIYFGTIPLMTDKGTFIINGTERVVVSQLHRSSGVFFDHDKGKTHSSGKIIYSARIIPVRGSWIDLEIDPKDIVYIRIDRRRKFPVTTLLKAFGYTTEDLLTYFYANERVVIEGRRAFKIFSEEQLKGQRASRDVVDPTTGDVLVKKGRMFTQRAVKQMKMLNIERFPIAPEELIGKVFAVTIADPKSGDLLVHSNEEINDENLALLKNAGINEFDILHTDGVSSSDSIRKTLLLDKVSSKEEALIEIYRLMRPGNPATPEVAQDFMDHLFFKSAYYDLSSVGRLKINLRLGIQAPVYLRTLRKEDILLTTKTLIDLRDTQGVVDDIDHLGNRRVRAVGELLENQYRIGLVRMERAIKERMSLQEVDALMPHDLINPKPVSAVVKEFFGTSQLSQFMDQTNPLSETTHKRRLSALGPGGLTRERAGFEVRDVHPSHYGRICPIETPEGPNIGLIVSLSTYARVNDYGFIETPYRVVKDSKVTKNVNFLSAFEEKKHPIAQANAPIDDQGAYINPLVTSRVAGEFMMVEREQIELMDISPNQLVSVSASLIPFLENDDANRALMGSNMQRQAVPLMMSEAPLVGTGIEGVVAKDSGVTIVADRDGVVEQVDASRIVIRHDGEKGRDKKPVTIYNLSKFIRSNQNTCFNHRPIVKQGQRVHAGDIISDGPATDHGELALGKNVTVAFMPWGGYNFEDSILVSERLVRDGVYTSIHIEEFEVVARDTKLGKEEITRDIPNVGEEALRNLDDSGIIRLGAEVVQGDILVGKITPKGETQLSPEEKLLRAIFGEKAGDVKDTSLRVPPGVEGIVIDAKVFARRGTEKDERTQEIELSEITVLERNRDDELKIIEEIVREQIISAAEGKVLAAPLKKGKKALAGKGSPVTGELLMDIPVAQLESLVLEDAETTEKVHDLIEQYRQQCDRVREAFEHSLERFERGDELPPGVIKMVKVYVAMKRKLSVGDKMAGRHGNKGVVSRILPMEDMPYFNDGTPVDMVLNPLGVPSRMNVGQILEIHLGRAAKGLGNQITQMIEEKRVADMREKMKRIFDDKETVSAIEELNEDGVMAMAQNYRNGVFMATPVFDGAKEEEIKSLLSEAGVSPTGQATLYDGHTGEPFKERVTVGTMYMLKLHHLVDDKIHARSIGPYSLVTQQPLGGKAQFGGQRLGEMEVWAMEAYGAAHALQEFLTVKSDDMAGRTRMYEKIVKGQNILEPGLPESFKVLTKELQALGLDVSLLEEKDLPKE; this is encoded by the coding sequence ATGGCAGCACGGCTATCGCTGGACAAGCGTATTCGTAAGAATTTCGGTAAGATCAAGAAGATTGTGGAAATTCCTGATCTTATTGGCATGCAAAAAGAATCCTATCGCCGTTTCCTGCAGCTCGATGTGCCTCCCGAACGGCGCGAGGACATCGGGCTTCAGGCGGTATTCAAATCGGTATTCCCAATCAAGGATTTTACCGGCAGCGCATCGTTGGAGTTTGTCTCCTATCGCTTTTCTGAGGCCAAACATAGTGAAGATGAGTGTATTCAACGCGGTATGACATATGAACTACCGGTCCGCATTACCGTGCGATTGGTGGTTTACGATGTCGACAAGGAAACAGGTCTGTCCAATATCCGTGATATCAAAGAGCAGGAGATCTATTTTGGCACCATCCCCCTGATGACCGACAAGGGGACATTCATCATCAATGGTACAGAACGCGTGGTCGTCAGCCAGCTGCATCGTTCGTCGGGTGTCTTTTTCGATCACGACAAAGGTAAAACGCACTCTAGTGGTAAAATTATTTACAGCGCACGGATTATCCCCGTACGCGGCTCCTGGATCGATTTGGAGATCGATCCCAAAGACATCGTTTACATTCGCATCGACCGCAGGCGTAAATTCCCCGTCACCACCCTGTTGAAGGCTTTTGGTTATACCACCGAAGACTTGTTGACTTATTTCTATGCCAACGAACGGGTCGTCATCGAAGGGCGGCGTGCGTTTAAAATATTCAGTGAAGAACAATTAAAAGGGCAACGGGCCAGCCGGGATGTCGTTGATCCGACCACCGGAGATGTTTTGGTCAAAAAGGGGCGAATGTTTACCCAGCGAGCGGTCAAGCAGATGAAAATGCTGAATATCGAACGCTTTCCAATTGCCCCGGAAGAGTTGATCGGAAAAGTCTTCGCGGTCACCATCGCCGATCCGAAAAGCGGTGATCTTTTGGTGCACTCCAACGAAGAGATCAACGACGAAAACTTGGCTTTGCTCAAAAACGCGGGGATAAACGAGTTTGACATCCTGCATACCGACGGCGTTTCCAGCAGCGATTCGATTCGCAAAACCTTGCTTCTGGACAAGGTATCGAGCAAGGAAGAAGCGCTGATCGAAATTTATCGTCTGATGCGTCCCGGTAACCCGGCGACGCCGGAAGTGGCCCAGGATTTCATGGACCACCTCTTCTTCAAATCCGCGTATTACGATCTATCCAGCGTCGGTCGTTTGAAAATCAATCTTCGCCTGGGAATTCAAGCGCCCGTTTATCTGCGGACACTGCGAAAAGAAGACATCTTGCTGACCACCAAGACCTTGATTGATCTGCGGGATACCCAAGGCGTGGTAGACGATATCGATCATTTGGGAAACCGTCGCGTGCGCGCAGTCGGCGAGCTTTTGGAAAATCAGTACCGCATCGGACTGGTCCGCATGGAACGGGCGATCAAGGAGCGCATGAGCCTGCAGGAAGTCGATGCCCTCATGCCGCATGATCTGATCAATCCAAAACCGGTTTCGGCCGTGGTCAAGGAGTTTTTCGGAACGAGTCAGCTGAGTCAGTTCATGGATCAGACCAACCCGCTTTCGGAGACGACCCACAAACGACGCTTGAGTGCATTGGGCCCCGGCGGCTTGACGCGCGAACGCGCCGGTTTCGAGGTCCGGGACGTTCATCCCTCCCATTACGGCAGAATCTGCCCCATTGAAACACCAGAAGGTCCGAATATCGGGTTGATCGTTTCTCTGAGCACCTATGCGCGGGTCAACGATTACGGTTTCATCGAGACCCCCTATCGCGTCGTCAAAGACAGCAAGGTCACCAAGAATGTCAATTTCCTCAGTGCGTTCGAGGAGAAAAAGCATCCCATCGCTCAAGCCAATGCGCCGATCGACGATCAGGGCGCTTATATCAATCCGCTCGTGACCTCAAGGGTCGCCGGTGAATTCATGATGGTGGAGCGTGAGCAGATCGAGCTGATGGATATTTCACCCAATCAACTGGTGAGTGTCTCGGCTTCGTTGATTCCTTTTCTTGAAAACGACGACGCCAACCGTGCGCTCATGGGATCGAACATGCAGCGGCAAGCCGTGCCTTTGATGATGAGCGAGGCGCCATTGGTGGGCACTGGCATCGAAGGGGTAGTGGCCAAAGACTCTGGAGTGACCATCGTGGCCGATCGTGACGGGGTGGTCGAGCAGGTAGACGCCTCCCGCATCGTCATCCGTCATGACGGAGAAAAGGGTCGGGACAAAAAACCGGTGACCATCTACAACCTGTCAAAGTTTATCCGTTCCAACCAAAACACCTGTTTCAATCACCGCCCCATCGTCAAGCAGGGACAGCGAGTGCATGCCGGTGATATCATTTCCGACGGTCCGGCCACGGACCACGGCGAACTGGCGCTCGGCAAAAACGTGACCGTGGCCTTCATGCCGTGGGGTGGGTATAACTTTGAAGACTCGATTCTGGTCTCCGAGCGACTGGTTCGGGACGGCGTTTACACTTCGATTCACATTGAGGAGTTCGAGGTGGTGGCGCGCGACACCAAGCTCGGCAAAGAAGAGATCACCCGCGATATCCCCAATGTGGGGGAAGAGGCCCTTCGAAATCTCGATGACAGTGGCATTATCCGTCTGGGGGCCGAAGTTGTTCAAGGAGATATCCTGGTCGGGAAAATCACGCCCAAAGGCGAGACCCAACTGTCTCCGGAAGAAAAATTGCTGCGCGCCATATTCGGAGAGAAGGCCGGTGATGTGAAGGATACCTCGTTGCGCGTGCCGCCGGGTGTCGAAGGTATCGTTATCGATGCCAAGGTTTTTGCCCGCCGCGGCACGGAAAAAGACGAGCGTACCCAGGAAATCGAGCTGAGTGAGATTACGGTGCTCGAGCGCAATCGGGACGACGAACTCAAAATCATCGAAGAGATCGTGCGAGAGCAAATCATAAGCGCCGCGGAAGGGAAGGTTTTGGCCGCCCCGCTGAAAAAGGGTAAAAAGGCATTGGCAGGCAAAGGGAGCCCCGTCACAGGCGAGCTGCTGATGGATATACCCGTCGCCCAGCTGGAAAGCCTGGTCCTTGAAGACGCGGAGACCACCGAAAAGGTCCATGACCTGATCGAGCAATACCGGCAGCAGTGCGATCGCGTCAGAGAGGCTTTCGAACACTCATTGGAGCGTTTTGAGCGAGGCGACGAGCTGCCGCCGGGTGTGATTAAAATGGTCAAGGTGTATGTGGCCATGAAGCGCAAGTTGTCCGTCGGCGACAAAATGGCAGGTCGGCATGGCAACAAAGGCGTGGTGTCGCGCATTCTGCCCATGGAAGATATGCCCTACTTCAACGACGGCACGCCTGTGGATATGGTTCTCAACCCCCTTGGCGTTCCGTCGCGTATGAACGTCGGCCAGATTCTCGAGATCCACCTCGGGCGCGCGGCCAAAGGGCTGGGAAATCAGATCACTCAAATGATCGAGGAAAAGCGGGTCGCCGATATGCGTGAAAAGATGAAGCGCATATTCGATGACAAGGAGACGGTCTCCGCCATAGAGGAGCTCAATGAAGACGGCGTCATGGCCATGGCACAAAATTATAGGAATGGTGTTTTTATGGCCACCCCTGTTTTCGACGGTGCCAAAGAGGAAGAGATCAAATCTTTGCTATCAGAGGCGGGTGTCTCTCCGACCGGTCAAGCGACGCTCTACGATGGTCATACCGGTGAACCTTTCAAGGAAAGGGTCACGGTCGGCACCATGTACATGCTCAAATTGCACCATCTGGTCGACGACAAGATTCATGCCCGTTCCATCGGTCCTTACTCTCTGGTGACGCAACAGCCCCTGGGCGGAAAGGCCCAATTCGGCGGTCAGCGCCTGGGTGAGATGGAAGTTTGGGCCATGGAGGCTTATGGTGCGGCGCATGCACTGCAGGAATTCTTGACCGTAAAATCCGATGACATGGCCGGCCGTACGCGTATGTACGAGAAGATCGTCAAGGGGCAGAACATCCTTGAGCCGGGGTTGCCGGAATCCTTCAAGGTGTTGACCAAGGAGCTGCAGGCTCTGGGGCTGGATGTTTCCCTCCTGGAAGAGAAAGATCTACCCAAGGAATAG